Proteins encoded by one window of Emticicia oligotrophica DSM 17448:
- a CDS encoding heme NO-binding domain-containing protein, translating to MKGIVFTEFIEMVEEKFSYSMMDEIIESLNLPSKGIYTSVGTYDHSEMVQLVSSLSVRTQLPVSTLLNDFGKHLLQLFSKKYSHFFVETTNAFDFFERVDHYIHVSVLRLYPDAELPKITTTRISEKQLEMLYHSDRKMSDLAFGLIEATLQYYNESATIEKSNVDESGSLVKFVISKS from the coding sequence ATGAAAGGAATTGTATTTACAGAGTTTATTGAAATGGTCGAAGAAAAATTTAGCTATTCAATGATGGATGAAATTATTGAATCGCTCAATCTGCCTTCGAAAGGAATTTATACTTCTGTTGGCACTTATGACCATTCAGAAATGGTGCAACTAGTAAGCAGTTTAAGTGTTCGTACCCAATTACCTGTTAGTACATTATTAAATGATTTTGGCAAACATTTACTACAATTATTTTCAAAGAAATACTCACATTTTTTTGTTGAAACAACCAATGCCTTTGATTTTTTTGAGAGGGTTGACCATTACATCCATGTTTCGGTTCTAAGACTATATCCAGATGCAGAATTACCAAAGATTACCACAACTAGAATTTCAGAAAAACAATTAGAAATGCTTTATCATTCTGATCGTAAGATGTCTGATTTAGCATTCGGATTAATTGAAGCCACACTCCAATACTATAATGAAAGTGCTACAATAGAAAAGAGTAATGTTGATGAATCTGGTTCGTTGGTAAAATTTGTAATTAGTAAATCATGA
- a CDS encoding exopolysaccharide transport family protein, with protein MNLIEFIRLIKKNIFLLILIPLVMASATYYFTRDADREYSSSTMLYTGLSTGFNIESTGESRKDRDVVNNSFENIINTIRSRETMKEVSFRLLSEILILDKADGTHVNPKTFEKLKKWIPANIRSMVVVPNNAPATYQKLMAIYESGQSKELQHFFNEEKTPFSLKNLSEIKANRKGSSDMIEITYSLNDKGLCENTLKTTLDVFMRRYKGLKASETGSVVAYFQEQFDNAKKDLSEAEDRMKNFRENGQILNYYEQTKAIAGKKEDLTDEHHRLEGELKAADQALAKLEEKLEIDRNSFFKNSELLNQKNKISELTTIIARNNLDPNGENVQKLNEEVKGYENLLTEGVKNLYARTHSTESIQIKNLLDSWLENMILVEKNKARVGSLNIRLGEIKEDYARFAPLGSGLSRLEREIDVRERAYIQILHDLNTALLRKQNIEISSNLDIIDEPITVEMPSKKMMLIILSGLVGAIGVLATLLILELSDRTIKNLERGIEFTGLNAAGALPVFYQKNHSEAIKETLIGQIVTNFKLKISALHGSETTPLILITSTQPNEGKSEVANLITQHLQKSGARVLSIQPSSETRTSYVEGLLKYPATKALSEAKGIEDLISSWIDPNDYDYCLLEIPPFLTGNIPTNILKNAHLSLLVVSANRSWKKADKKAVQILENYHIPVEMIVNGVAFDSLENLVAENQTKDSKLKTMIKRLLRLEFKRKELKPSPIAVGNDSLAVDKLLKKKV; from the coding sequence ATGAATCTAATTGAATTTATTAGATTAATCAAAAAAAATATTTTTCTATTAATCTTAATTCCTCTTGTAATGGCTTCTGCCACATACTATTTTACAAGAGATGCCGATAGAGAATATAGTAGCTCAACAATGCTTTACACTGGTTTGTCTACGGGCTTTAACATTGAAAGTACTGGTGAGTCAAGGAAAGACCGTGACGTTGTAAATAACTCATTTGAAAATATCATTAATACCATACGTTCACGAGAGACAATGAAGGAAGTGAGTTTTAGACTTCTTTCAGAAATATTAATTCTTGATAAGGCAGATGGTACACATGTGAATCCAAAAACTTTTGAAAAGTTAAAAAAATGGATTCCAGCAAATATACGTAGTATGGTTGTAGTGCCTAACAATGCCCCTGCTACCTATCAGAAATTAATGGCAATCTACGAATCGGGACAGTCAAAAGAATTACAACACTTCTTTAATGAAGAGAAAACGCCATTTAGTTTAAAAAATTTAAGTGAAATCAAAGCTAATCGTAAAGGAAGCAGCGATATGATTGAGATTACTTATTCATTAAATGATAAAGGCTTATGTGAAAATACGCTTAAGACAACTCTTGACGTATTCATGAGAAGGTATAAAGGATTAAAGGCCTCAGAAACTGGTAGTGTGGTTGCGTATTTCCAAGAACAGTTCGATAATGCTAAAAAAGATTTGAGCGAGGCTGAAGATAGAATGAAAAACTTTAGAGAAAACGGTCAAATTCTAAATTACTACGAACAAACAAAAGCCATTGCGGGAAAAAAAGAAGATTTGACTGACGAACATCATCGTTTAGAAGGCGAGCTTAAAGCAGCTGACCAAGCCCTTGCCAAGTTAGAAGAAAAACTAGAAATTGATAGAAATTCGTTCTTTAAAAATTCAGAATTGTTAAATCAAAAAAATAAAATCTCAGAATTAACAACTATTATTGCTCGAAATAACCTAGATCCAAATGGTGAAAATGTGCAAAAGTTGAATGAAGAAGTAAAAGGTTATGAAAATTTGCTAACGGAGGGTGTAAAGAACTTATATGCTCGTACACATTCTACTGAAAGTATTCAAATAAAAAACTTACTAGATTCATGGCTGGAAAACATGATTTTAGTCGAAAAGAATAAAGCAAGAGTTGGCTCATTAAATATTAGATTAGGTGAAATCAAAGAAGACTATGCTAGATTTGCTCCTCTGGGCTCTGGTTTATCAAGGTTAGAGCGTGAAATTGATGTGAGAGAAAGAGCCTATATTCAAATTTTACATGATTTGAATACTGCACTTTTACGCAAACAAAATATAGAAATTTCATCAAATCTTGACATCATTGACGAGCCAATAACTGTAGAGATGCCAAGTAAAAAAATGATGCTAATCATACTTTCTGGCTTAGTAGGTGCGATTGGAGTACTAGCAACTTTGTTGATTTTAGAATTAAGCGATAGAACAATAAAAAATCTTGAAAGAGGAATTGAATTCACAGGACTTAATGCAGCAGGTGCATTACCAGTTTTCTATCAAAAAAATCATTCTGAGGCAATTAAAGAAACATTAATTGGACAGATTGTAACAAATTTTAAATTGAAAATAAGTGCCTTGCATGGTAGTGAAACAACACCATTAATTCTAATTACAAGTACACAACCTAATGAGGGTAAATCGGAAGTAGCTAATTTAATCACTCAACATTTACAAAAATCTGGTGCAAGAGTGCTTTCAATTCAACCAAGTAGTGAAACTCGCACATCTTATGTAGAAGGATTATTAAAATATCCTGCAACCAAAGCACTCAGTGAAGCTAAAGGCATTGAAGACCTTATTAGTTCTTGGATTGACCCTAATGATTATGATTATTGTTTGTTAGAAATTCCTCCGTTTTTAACAGGAAATATTCCAACAAACATTTTAAAAAATGCCCATTTATCTCTTTTGGTTGTATCGGCAAATCGCTCATGGAAAAAAGCAGATAAAAAAGCAGTTCAAATTTTAGAAAACTATCATATTCCAGTTGAAATGATTGTAAATGGGGTTGCCTTTGATTCCCTTGAAAACTTGGTTGCAGAGAATCAAACTAAAGATTCAAAATTAAAAACTATGATTAAACGATTGTTGAGGCTTGAGTTCAAGCGTAAAGAATTAAAGCCATCACCAATTGCAGTTGGAAATGATTCTTTAGCTGTTGATAAATTATTAAAGAAAAAAGTCTAA
- a CDS encoding TolC family protein, giving the protein MKKKLFFIFLSLAWLNTEAQTKKEVKPVVPVVPVVKELPPLEKVLDYAEQNSHLIKEQDALSEHYGHSVKVAQKLWMDKVFMDLGGQRSNNGAILNLNNNISSSEFNSLSFQTINAFRVGLTVRISLYDMLARKDLIRQAQYRQAASEQHSQYLVQDVKFRITDLYKDAQLAYKLLSIKADKKYAFFLQKEMAEKEFQQGQLHISELVRIIELSSNAFAEFEQANATYEKLYYQLEIMLGVSLKDLK; this is encoded by the coding sequence ATGAAAAAAAAATTATTTTTTATCTTTCTAAGTTTGGCATGGCTAAATACAGAAGCCCAAACTAAGAAAGAGGTCAAACCCGTAGTACCGGTGGTACCCGTGGTAAAGGAACTACCTCCTCTTGAAAAAGTTTTAGATTACGCCGAACAAAACTCTCACTTAATTAAGGAGCAAGATGCTCTTTCAGAACATTATGGTCATAGTGTTAAAGTAGCTCAGAAACTTTGGATGGACAAAGTATTTATGGATTTAGGTGGCCAACGTTCAAATAACGGTGCTATACTCAATCTTAACAATAATATATCAAGTTCAGAATTTAATTCCTTAAGCTTCCAAACAATAAACGCGTTTAGAGTTGGACTTACGGTTAGAATTAGTTTGTATGATATGCTTGCCCGCAAAGATCTCATCAGACAAGCACAATATCGTCAGGCCGCTTCTGAACAACATTCGCAATATTTAGTACAAGACGTTAAGTTTAGAATTACAGACCTTTATAAGGATGCACAGCTTGCTTATAAATTATTGAGTATCAAAGCTGATAAAAAATACGCATTCTTTTTACAAAAAGAAATGGCTGAAAAAGAGTTTCAGCAAGGACAACTTCATATTTCAGAGCTAGTTCGCATTATAGAATTATCGTCAAACGCTTTTGCAGAATTTGAACAAGCAAATGCCACCTACGAAAAACTATATTATCAACTAGAAATTATGCTTGGGGTTTCTTTGAAAGATTTGAAATAA